In Streptomyces sp. NBC_00448, the following are encoded in one genomic region:
- a CDS encoding DUF5954 family protein: protein MSSEEQVEPDGLVMRVRPVDHPVAAAEEADAADAARRYAHYIIRGPVFGLAAHTPGETGWRMVEPAVEGFPQASRDALNSYLWLKAKDDTDDPVVRRELLAAVARLEQEPLDELTVCGVRYRVVRAEEYVYSNEDGLEPPRPADRDALVLDWDGSPDEPEVDQDFVMDHSAVTGVVAGSERLALRELHYRSERYPADVRADSRRALETHPGTVVLPAAFRVVERTEDGWEPFSMIVATPHAARRTLVTALTEMWPRMRKLTPQEKAEYDRVAARFQAAGRANELSVHDRRFFVVRVGRMVRFGLDGPEPPRPSDIDPYGPSKIRPTMDEHGTITYSEE, encoded by the coding sequence ATGAGTAGCGAGGAACAGGTCGAGCCGGACGGTCTGGTGATGCGGGTGCGACCGGTCGACCATCCGGTGGCGGCCGCGGAGGAAGCGGACGCGGCGGACGCCGCGCGCCGTTACGCGCACTACATCATCCGCGGCCCGGTGTTCGGGCTGGCCGCGCACACCCCGGGCGAGACCGGCTGGCGGATGGTGGAGCCGGCGGTGGAGGGCTTCCCGCAGGCGTCCCGCGACGCGCTCAACTCGTATTTGTGGCTGAAGGCCAAGGACGACACCGACGACCCCGTGGTGCGCCGCGAACTGCTCGCCGCGGTCGCCAGGTTGGAGCAGGAGCCGCTCGACGAACTGACCGTGTGCGGGGTGCGCTACCGGGTGGTGCGCGCCGAGGAGTACGTCTACAGCAACGAGGACGGCCTGGAACCGCCACGCCCCGCCGACCGGGACGCCCTGGTGCTCGACTGGGACGGTTCGCCCGACGAGCCGGAGGTGGACCAGGACTTCGTGATGGACCACTCCGCGGTCACCGGGGTGGTGGCCGGCTCCGAGCGGCTGGCGCTGCGCGAACTGCACTACCGCAGCGAGCGCTACCCGGCCGACGTCCGCGCCGACTCCCGCCGGGCGCTGGAAACCCACCCCGGCACCGTGGTGTTGCCGGCCGCCTTCCGCGTGGTGGAGCGCACCGAGGACGGCTGGGAGCCCTTCTCCATGATCGTGGCCACCCCGCACGCGGCCCGCCGCACCCTGGTGACGGCGCTCACCGAGATGTGGCCGCGGATGCGCAAGCTCACCCCGCAGGAGAAGGCGGAGTACGACCGGGTCGCCGCGCGGTTCCAAGCCGCCGGCCGCGCCAACGAACTGTCCGTCCACGACCGGCGGTTCTTCGTGGTCCGGGTCGGCCGCATGGTCCGGTTCGGCCTCGACGGCCCCGAACCGCCCCGCCCCTCCGACATCGACCCCTACGGCCCGTCGAAGATCCGCCCGACGATGGACGAGCACGGCACCATCACCTACAGCGAGGAGTAG
- a CDS encoding HAD family hydrolase, protein MTDSERRAAENAQPERHLEQGLEEGPEGRYERPRQAPEFADGRAYDRTDGSPYDAVLCDFDGVVHLWAPDAMSSIDRARGLPEGTLAEAAFRPALLERAITGAITDEEWRVRVAADLAAVCGSAAAATAMVAEWTASTGRLDPEVLALLAAVRRRVPVVLVSNATTRLESYLAAIGLADSFDAVLNTARFGAAKPDPRVYAAAAALAGADPRRCLFVDDTAGNVAAAEAAGMAGLHYAGVDGLRAALRATAAPR, encoded by the coding sequence GTGACGGACAGCGAGCGGCGAGCGGCCGAGAACGCGCAACCCGAGCGGCATCTGGAGCAGGGGCTGGAGGAGGGGCCGGAAGGGCGGTACGAACGGCCCCGCCAGGCACCGGAGTTCGCGGACGGCCGCGCGTACGACCGTACGGACGGCTCCCCTTACGACGCGGTGCTCTGCGACTTCGACGGCGTCGTCCACCTGTGGGCGCCCGACGCGATGTCCTCGATCGATCGCGCCCGCGGCCTGCCCGAAGGGACCCTGGCCGAGGCCGCGTTCCGGCCCGCGCTGCTCGAACGCGCGATCACCGGCGCGATCACCGACGAGGAGTGGCGGGTGCGCGTCGCCGCCGACCTGGCCGCCGTCTGCGGTTCCGCCGCGGCCGCCACCGCGATGGTCGCCGAGTGGACCGCCAGTACCGGCCGCCTCGACCCCGAGGTGCTGGCGCTGCTCGCCGCCGTACGCCGCCGGGTCCCGGTGGTGCTGGTCTCCAACGCCACCACCCGGCTCGAGTCGTACCTGGCCGCCATCGGCCTCGCCGACTCCTTCGACGCCGTGCTCAACACCGCCCGGTTCGGCGCCGCCAAGCCCGATCCCCGGGTCTACGCCGCCGCTGCCGCGCTGGCCGGCGCCGACCCGCGCCGCTGCCTGTTCGTCGACGACACCGCCGGAAACGTCGCCGCCGCCGAGGCCGCCGGGATGGCCGGCCTGCACTACGCGGGCGTCGACGGATTGCGCGCGGCGCTGCGCGCCACGGCCGCTCCCCGCTGA
- the acs gene encoding acetate--CoA ligase, translating to MSGETLSNLMSEDRRFPPPAALAAEANVTAEAYDRAAADGEAFWAEAAGRLDWAAPWRQVRDWSDPPFARWFVGGRLNAAYNCVDRHVEAGNGGRVAFHWEGEPGDTRTLTYADLKEEVCRAANALEALGVQAGDRIAIYMPMIPETVVAMLACARIGAPHTVVFGGFSADALRGRILDCDAHVVITADGGYRKGAPSALKPAVDEAVAQCPDVRNVLVVRRTGQDVAWTEGRDVWWHDLVDAQAAEHTPEAFDAEHPLYIMYTSGTTARPKGILHTTGGYLTQAAWTHWAVFDVKPERDVYWTAADIGWVTGHSYIVYGPLANGVTSVLYEGTPDTPHQGRWWEIVQKYGVTILYCAPTAIRTFMKWGEEIPARFDLSSLRLLGSVGEPINPEAWVWYRQAIGGDRCPVVDTWWQTETGAQMISPLPGVSTCKPGSALRPLPGISAEVVDDAGHPVPNGSGGYLVLTQPWPSMLRTIWGDEQRYIDTYWSRFPGYYFAGDGAKKDEDGDIWLLGRVDDVMNVSGHRISTTEVESALVSHPYVAEAAVVGAADATTGQGIVAFVILRGAGERAAAEAQGDDLAKELRSHVAKEIGPIARPRQLLVVAELPKTRSGKIMRRLLRDIAENRALGDVTTLTDSTVMDAIREGLPGGASGGGDEE from the coding sequence ATGAGTGGCGAGACCCTCTCCAACCTCATGTCCGAGGACCGCCGGTTCCCTCCGCCGGCGGCCCTCGCCGCTGAGGCCAACGTCACCGCCGAGGCGTACGACCGGGCCGCCGCCGACGGCGAGGCGTTCTGGGCCGAGGCGGCCGGCCGGCTGGACTGGGCCGCGCCCTGGCGGCAGGTGCGCGACTGGAGCGACCCGCCGTTCGCCCGCTGGTTCGTCGGCGGCCGGCTCAACGCGGCCTACAACTGCGTCGATCGGCACGTCGAGGCCGGCAACGGCGGACGGGTGGCGTTCCATTGGGAGGGCGAGCCGGGCGACACCCGCACCCTCACCTACGCCGACCTGAAGGAAGAGGTCTGCCGGGCCGCCAACGCCCTTGAGGCGCTGGGCGTCCAGGCAGGCGACCGGATCGCGATCTACATGCCGATGATCCCCGAGACGGTCGTGGCGATGCTCGCCTGCGCCCGGATCGGCGCCCCGCACACGGTGGTCTTCGGCGGCTTCTCCGCCGACGCGTTGCGCGGCCGCATCCTCGACTGCGACGCCCACGTGGTGATCACCGCCGACGGCGGCTACCGCAAGGGCGCGCCGTCGGCGCTGAAGCCCGCGGTGGACGAGGCCGTGGCGCAGTGCCCGGACGTGCGCAACGTGCTGGTGGTGCGCAGGACCGGGCAGGACGTGGCCTGGACCGAGGGCCGCGACGTGTGGTGGCACGACCTGGTCGACGCGCAGGCCGCGGAGCACACCCCGGAGGCGTTCGACGCCGAGCACCCGCTCTACATCATGTACACCTCCGGCACCACGGCCCGCCCCAAGGGCATCCTGCACACGACCGGCGGCTACCTCACCCAGGCCGCCTGGACGCACTGGGCGGTCTTCGACGTCAAGCCCGAGCGGGACGTCTACTGGACCGCCGCCGACATCGGCTGGGTCACCGGCCACTCGTACATCGTCTACGGCCCGCTCGCCAACGGCGTGACCTCGGTGCTGTACGAGGGGACCCCGGACACCCCGCACCAGGGCCGCTGGTGGGAGATCGTGCAGAAGTACGGCGTGACGATCCTGTACTGCGCGCCCACCGCGATCCGCACCTTCATGAAGTGGGGCGAGGAGATCCCGGCCCGCTTCGACCTGTCCTCGCTGCGGCTGCTCGGGTCGGTCGGCGAGCCGATCAACCCCGAGGCGTGGGTGTGGTATCGGCAGGCGATCGGCGGTGACCGCTGCCCGGTCGTCGACACCTGGTGGCAGACCGAGACCGGCGCGCAGATGATCAGCCCGCTGCCGGGGGTGAGCACCTGCAAGCCCGGCAGCGCGCTGCGGCCGCTGCCCGGGATCTCCGCGGAGGTCGTCGACGACGCGGGCCACCCGGTGCCCAACGGCTCCGGCGGCTACCTGGTGCTCACCCAGCCGTGGCCGTCGATGCTGCGCACCATCTGGGGCGACGAGCAGCGCTACATCGACACGTACTGGTCGCGCTTCCCCGGGTACTACTTCGCGGGCGACGGCGCGAAGAAGGACGAGGACGGCGACATCTGGCTGCTGGGCCGGGTGGACGACGTCATGAACGTCTCCGGGCACCGGATCTCCACCACGGAGGTCGAGTCCGCGCTCGTCTCGCACCCGTACGTTGCCGAGGCGGCCGTGGTCGGCGCCGCCGACGCGACCACCGGGCAGGGCATCGTGGCGTTCGTGATCCTGCGCGGCGCGGGCGAGCGGGCCGCCGCCGAGGCCCAAGGGGACGATCTGGCCAAGGAGTTGCGCTCCCACGTGGCCAAGGAGATCGGGCCGATCGCCCGGCCCCGGCAACTCCTGGTGGTGGCCGAGCTGCCCAAGACCCGCTCGGGCAAGATCATGCGCCGCCTGCTGCGGGACATCGCGGAGAACCGCGCGCTGGGCGACGTCACCACACTCACCGACTCCACCGTGATGGACGCGATCAGGGAGGGCCTGCCGGGCGGGGCCTCCGGCGGGGGAGACGAGGAGTAG
- a CDS encoding acetate uptake transporter: MSIPAPTSAEATPAPAPASAAADTIADPGPLGLAGFASTTFVLSSFNAHLIDQNLLTVVLPLALFYGGLIQLLAGMWEFRKGNTFGATAFASYGAFWLSYAAYVKFVVGTLPPDTAHQATGLYLLVWAVFTVYMTAAALRTNAALLAVFVALSATFIVLAVGEFATNVTITKVGGWIGLVTAVFAWYASFAVVTNSTWKRPVIPLGPLTGAALGRRGGPVEEPHA; encoded by the coding sequence ATGAGCATCCCCGCCCCGACCTCCGCAGAAGCCACACCCGCACCCGCACCCGCGTCCGCCGCCGCGGACACGATCGCCGACCCCGGACCGCTCGGCCTGGCCGGATTCGCGTCCACCACGTTCGTGCTCAGCTCCTTCAACGCGCACCTGATCGACCAGAACCTGCTCACCGTGGTGCTACCGCTCGCGCTGTTCTACGGCGGCCTGATACAACTCCTCGCCGGCATGTGGGAGTTCCGCAAGGGCAACACCTTCGGGGCGACCGCGTTCGCGTCGTACGGCGCGTTCTGGCTGTCGTACGCGGCCTACGTGAAGTTCGTGGTCGGTACGCTCCCGCCGGACACCGCGCACCAGGCCACCGGCCTGTACCTGCTGGTCTGGGCCGTGTTCACGGTCTACATGACGGCCGCCGCACTGCGCACCAACGCGGCGCTGCTCGCGGTGTTCGTGGCGCTGTCCGCGACCTTCATAGTGCTGGCCGTCGGGGAGTTCGCGACGAACGTCACCATCACCAAGGTCGGCGGCTGGATCGGCCTGGTCACCGCGGTGTTCGCCTGGTACGCGTCGTTCGCCGTCGTCACCAACTCGACGTGGAAGCGCCCGGTGATCCCGCTCGGCCCGCTCACCGGAGCCGCGCTCGGCCGCCGGGGCGGACCGGTCGAGGAGCCGCACGCATGA
- a CDS encoding Scr1 family TA system antitoxin-like transcriptional regulator has protein sequence MLRRKARDPRTWTAQLEHLIEVAPQPDVSLHVVPFGTGPHHIRSCLELIFFQDGHTVAYTQSSWSGHLVEEPEDVEPLCLAYDLLRDTALTPTASLTFLRAALEEHTAKERVTAT, from the coding sequence GTGCTGCGCCGCAAAGCCCGCGACCCCCGGACCTGGACCGCACAACTGGAACACCTCATCGAGGTCGCTCCGCAACCCGATGTGTCACTGCACGTCGTGCCGTTCGGCACCGGACCGCACCACATCCGCAGCTGCCTGGAACTCATCTTCTTCCAGGACGGCCACACCGTCGCCTACACGCAGAGCAGTTGGAGCGGCCACCTCGTCGAAGAGCCCGAAGATGTGGAACCGCTGTGCCTCGCCTACGACTTGCTCCGCGACACTGCCCTCACCCCTACCGCATCCCTGACCTTCCTCCGGGCCGCGCTGGAGGAGCACACCGCGAAGGAACGCGTCACCGCGACGTGA
- a CDS encoding sodium/solute symporter, producing the protein MNPALGLAALAAVLVATVAVGVYGLRLSRATSDFYVASREVSPLWNASAISGEYLSAASFLGVAGLVMAYGVDMLAYPVGYAAGYLVLLLLVAAPLRRSGAYTLPDFAEERLGSTAVRRVASVLVAVIAWLYLAPQLQGAGLTLQTVTGAPRWAGAVVVAVAVVVVSAAGGMRSVTLVQGLHFWLKLIAIAVPALFLVMAWRTAGSPALTGPDVPRFPHTTVVRIQDPVRFDVRAPVTIAVSGGLDGRTYKGEDADVAAGADVGEGTGVAGNPSGGGALGPAGRTRTVRLAVGEHSAAAGARLTFPAGVPVPHQVGLAPATGSQWARPLSGAGGRGHPLYAVYSILLATFLGTMGLPHVLVRFYTNPDGQAARRTTLLVLVLLSVFYLLPPVYGALGRVFAPQLLLTGRTDTAVLVLPQIVQGGEAGRLLAALATAGAFAAFVSTASGLTVSVAAVVSQDLLRGSARGFRWASLVAGVPPLAMATMTSGLPVADAIGLAFAVAASSFCPLLVLGIWWRGLTDHGALAGLVAGGGLAAVAVVVTSVRGPGHGWGAALLEEPAAWTVPVAFAVMVVGSLLTRGRLSPAAVDRVMLRMHLPEEVTGPEPPPAGSPSPARAGEP; encoded by the coding sequence GTGAACCCCGCGCTCGGGCTCGCCGCGCTCGCCGCCGTCCTCGTGGCGACCGTCGCCGTCGGCGTCTACGGGCTGCGGCTGTCCCGCGCCACCTCCGACTTCTACGTGGCCTCGCGCGAGGTCTCGCCGCTGTGGAACGCCTCCGCGATCAGCGGGGAGTACCTGTCGGCGGCGTCCTTCCTCGGCGTCGCGGGCCTGGTGATGGCGTACGGCGTGGACATGCTGGCGTACCCGGTCGGCTACGCGGCCGGCTATCTGGTCCTCCTGCTGCTGGTCGCGGCCCCGCTGCGGCGCTCGGGCGCGTACACGCTGCCTGACTTCGCCGAGGAGCGGCTCGGCTCCACCGCGGTGCGCCGGGTGGCGAGCGTGCTGGTCGCGGTGATCGCCTGGCTCTACCTGGCGCCCCAACTCCAGGGCGCGGGGCTTACGTTGCAGACGGTGACCGGGGCGCCCCGGTGGGCGGGTGCGGTCGTGGTCGCGGTCGCGGTGGTCGTCGTGTCGGCGGCGGGCGGCATGCGCAGCGTCACCCTCGTCCAGGGCCTGCACTTCTGGCTGAAGCTGATCGCGATCGCGGTGCCCGCGCTGTTCCTGGTGATGGCCTGGCGGACCGCCGGGTCACCCGCGCTGACCGGGCCCGACGTGCCGCGCTTCCCGCACACCACGGTGGTGCGCATCCAGGACCCGGTGCGCTTCGACGTGCGCGCACCGGTGACGATCGCGGTCAGCGGGGGCCTGGACGGGAGGACGTACAAGGGCGAGGACGCTGACGTGGCTGCGGGCGCCGACGTCGGCGAGGGCACCGGCGTGGCCGGAAACCCTTCCGGCGGCGGTGCCTTGGGGCCCGCCGGCCGTACCCGAACCGTACGGCTCGCGGTCGGGGAGCACTCCGCCGCCGCCGGGGCGCGGCTCACCTTCCCCGCCGGGGTGCCCGTGCCGCACCAGGTGGGCCTCGCGCCCGCGACCGGCTCGCAGTGGGCCCGGCCGCTGTCCGGCGCGGGCGGCCGCGGGCACCCGCTGTACGCGGTGTACTCGATCCTGCTCGCCACCTTCCTCGGCACGATGGGCCTGCCGCACGTCCTCGTGCGCTTCTACACGAACCCGGACGGGCAGGCCGCGCGCCGTACGACGCTGCTGGTCCTGGTGCTGCTGAGCGTCTTCTACCTGCTGCCTCCGGTGTACGGGGCACTCGGCCGGGTGTTCGCGCCCCAACTCCTGCTCACCGGGCGGACCGACACCGCTGTTCTGGTGCTGCCGCAGATCGTGCAGGGCGGGGAGGCCGGTCGGTTGCTGGCCGCGCTGGCCACGGCGGGGGCCTTCGCCGCGTTCGTCTCCACCGCGTCGGGGCTGACGGTGTCGGTGGCCGCCGTGGTCTCCCAGGACCTGCTGCGCGGGTCGGCGCGCGGCTTCCGCTGGGCGTCCCTGGTGGCCGGCGTGCCCCCGCTGGCGATGGCGACGATGACGTCCGGGCTGCCGGTCGCCGACGCGATCGGGCTCGCGTTCGCGGTCGCCGCCTCGTCCTTCTGCCCGCTGCTGGTGCTCGGGATCTGGTGGCGCGGGCTCACCGACCACGGCGCGCTGGCCGGGCTCGTCGCCGGCGGCGGGCTGGCCGCGGTGGCCGTCGTGGTCACCAGCGTCCGCGGCCCCGGGCACGGTTGGGGCGCCGCGCTCCTGGAGGAGCCCGCCGCCTGGACGGTGCCGGTCGCCTTCGCGGTGATGGTGGTGGGATCGCTCCTCACCCGCGGCCGCCTCTCGCCCGCCGCCGTGGACCGGGTGATGCTCCGCATGCATCTGCCCGAGGAGGTCACCGGCCCCGAGCCGCCGCCGGCGGGAAGCCCCAGCCCCGCACGCGCGGGCGAACCGTAG
- a CDS encoding LytR/AlgR family response regulator transcription factor, whose product MQVLAVDDEPPALEELTYLLRGDRRVGRVLAAGGSEEALRLLEDGSTDAVFLDIRMPGLDGLDLMRVLGRFAHPPAVVFVTAYEDFAVSAFALNACDYLLKPVGPQRLAEAVRRVAALIESGGTAPGAPGSPVPDPAPASPPDPNAPPAQDRSAPDRLMQSGWPPPPDRPVQQPDRSDERIPVEVGGVTRFVSRDEVSYVEAQGDYVRLHTRGGAPLLRIPLAVLEERWGPHGFLRIHRRFLVALGHVEELRSDAGHWTVRVAGGELPVSRRHSRELRDLLTRWAPRPGPGGRP is encoded by the coding sequence CTGCAGGTCCTCGCGGTGGACGACGAGCCGCCCGCGCTGGAGGAGTTGACGTATCTGCTGCGCGGCGACCGGCGGGTGGGCCGGGTGCTGGCGGCGGGCGGTAGCGAGGAGGCGCTGCGGCTGCTGGAGGACGGCAGCACCGACGCGGTCTTCCTGGACATCCGCATGCCCGGGCTGGACGGTCTGGACCTGATGCGCGTGCTCGGCCGGTTCGCGCACCCGCCGGCGGTGGTGTTCGTCACCGCCTACGAGGACTTCGCGGTGTCGGCGTTCGCCCTCAACGCCTGCGACTACCTGCTCAAGCCGGTCGGCCCGCAGCGCCTGGCGGAGGCGGTACGACGGGTGGCCGCGCTGATCGAGAGCGGCGGTACGGCCCCGGGCGCCCCGGGTTCACCCGTACCCGACCCGGCACCCGCATCTCCGCCCGACCCCAACGCCCCTCCGGCGCAGGACCGTTCGGCACCGGACCGGCTCATGCAGTCGGGCTGGCCGCCGCCCCCGGACCGACCCGTCCAGCAACCGGACCGGTCCGACGAGCGCATACCCGTCGAAGTGGGCGGCGTCACCCGCTTCGTCTCCCGCGACGAGGTCTCCTACGTCGAGGCCCAGGGCGACTACGTACGCCTGCACACGCGCGGCGGCGCGCCCCTGCTCCGTATCCCGCTGGCCGTGCTGGAGGAGCGCTGGGGCCCGCACGGATTCCTGCGCATACACCGGCGGTTCCTGGTGGCGCTCGGACACGTGGAGGAGCTGCGCTCGGACGCCGGGCACTGGACGGTACGGGTGGCCGGCGGCGAACTCCCGGTCAGCAGGCGGCACTCGCGCGAGCTGCGGGACCTGCTGACCCGGTGGGCGCCGCGGCCCGGGCCGGGCGGTCGGCCGTGA
- a CDS encoding sensor histidine kinase, which translates to MRNMSSVITVVSVALVIAGAAAALFWLVRGRRGFGTPADRAAFATLHQASLAAPPLRDGLNADSAKRAARHLRELLGTPALAVVGEETLLAWEGPGRRHAAQAVAHAKDAMDAGRPWVVPAEAIACEDLDCPVRSAVVVPLVVDGLVVGALSVYARQVSAGLVRAAGEVAHWMISQLELAELDRSRTRVIEAELKALRAQISPHFVYNSLTAIASFVRTDPDQARELLLEFAELTRYSLRRHGEFSTLAEELHSVDRYLRLERARFGARLRVDLLIAPEVLPVAVPFLCLQPLVENAVRHGLGPKASSGRITIRAEDAGAECRISVEDDGVGMDPEQVRAQLAGKAGGDSLGLGNVDERLRAVFGDEYGLVVETARGAGTKINVRVPKYRNGVHAS; encoded by the coding sequence ATGCGAAATATGAGCTCGGTGATCACCGTGGTGTCGGTCGCATTGGTGATCGCGGGCGCCGCGGCGGCGCTGTTCTGGCTGGTGCGGGGGCGAAGGGGGTTCGGCACCCCCGCGGACCGGGCCGCGTTCGCGACGTTGCACCAGGCGTCACTGGCGGCGCCACCCCTGCGGGACGGCCTGAACGCGGACTCCGCGAAGCGGGCGGCGCGCCATCTGAGGGAACTGCTGGGCACGCCGGCGCTGGCGGTGGTGGGGGAGGAGACCCTCCTCGCGTGGGAGGGCCCGGGTCGCAGGCACGCGGCTCAGGCGGTCGCGCACGCGAAGGACGCGATGGACGCCGGCCGGCCGTGGGTGGTGCCCGCGGAGGCGATCGCGTGCGAGGACCTGGACTGCCCGGTGCGCAGCGCCGTGGTGGTGCCGCTGGTGGTGGACGGCCTGGTGGTGGGCGCGCTGTCGGTGTACGCGCGGCAGGTGTCGGCGGGGCTGGTCCGGGCCGCGGGCGAGGTCGCGCACTGGATGATCTCGCAGCTCGAACTCGCCGAGCTGGACCGGTCCAGAACCCGGGTGATCGAGGCGGAGTTGAAGGCGCTGCGCGCGCAGATCTCCCCGCACTTCGTCTACAACTCGCTCACCGCGATCGCGTCGTTCGTCCGCACCGACCCGGACCAGGCCCGCGAACTGCTTCTGGAATTCGCAGAGTTGACCCGATACAGCCTGCGCCGGCACGGCGAGTTCAGCACACTCGCCGAGGAGTTGCACTCGGTGGACCGCTATCTGCGCCTGGAACGGGCCCGGTTCGGCGCGCGGCTGCGGGTGGACCTGCTGATCGCCCCCGAAGTGCTGCCGGTGGCGGTGCCGTTCCTCTGCCTGCAGCCGCTGGTGGAGAACGCGGTGCGGCACGGCCTCGGCCCGAAGGCCAGTTCGGGCCGGATCACGATCCGGGCCGAGGACGCCGGTGCGGAGTGCCGGATCAGTGTGGAGGACGACGGCGTGGGCATGGACCCTGAGCAGGTGCGCGCACAACTCGCCGGGAAGGCCGGCGGGGACTCGCTGGGCCTGGGCAATGTGGACGAACGGCTGCGCGCGGTGTTCGGCGACGAGTACGGGTTGGTGGTGGAGACCGCACGGGGTGCGGGGACGAAGATCAACGTCAGGGTGCCCAAGTACCGGAACGGGGTGCACGCTTCGTGA